In the Leucoraja erinacea ecotype New England chromosome 32, Leri_hhj_1, whole genome shotgun sequence genome, one interval contains:
- the LOC129712263 gene encoding interleukin-18-like encodes MGSHSSISQKSPASVDKCDFKRYDERDRFRMIRNMNHEILRVYADGTPYPTAEFAQRPVPRSQADKDGVEFNMRWYKRKNNIQRPNGIPVVFQIKVNGSDYHLCCPKEGTRLMFKEGEAPAKVKQNMNIIFFQQYLDGQYHKFESAWAQGWFLCTKDHTLAMKTADGTDEMIAIGLDTL; translated from the exons ATGGGATCACACAGCAGTATCTCACAGAAGTCACCCGCCAGCG TGGACAAATGTGATTTCAAGAGGTACGACGAAAGGGATCGCTTTAGGATGATCAGAAATATGAACCATGAGATTCTCCGGGTGTATGCCGATGGAACGCCATACCCGACGGCCGAATTTGCGCAGCGACCAGTCCCAAGGTCACAAGCAG ATAAAGATGGCGTCGAGTTTAACATGAGATGGTATAAAAGAAAAAATAATATACAGAGGCCCAATGGCATCCCGGTCGTCTTCCAGATTAAGGTCAACGGGTCGGACTATCACTTGTGTTGCCCTAAGGAAGGAACGAGACTGATGTTTAAG GAAGGCGAAGCTCCAGCTAAAGTTAAACAGAATATGAACATTATCTTTTTCCAGCAGTATTTAGATGGACAATATCACAAGTTTGAATCTGCATGGGCACAGGGATGGTTCTTGTGCACCAAAGATCACACTCTTGCTATGAAGACTGCTGATGGGACGGACGAAATGATAGCCATCGGCTTGGATACGTTATAA